One Capsicum annuum cultivar UCD-10X-F1 chromosome 2, UCD10Xv1.1, whole genome shotgun sequence genomic window carries:
- the LOC107859664 gene encoding uncharacterized protein LOC107859664: MALLSVHSIELSLKVCQGTNILLKYFTIIMVIFLHIPQTCNARKSKRHCPPSACGHIRDISYPFRLNSDPKHCGFSEAELACEGNKTFIWLFSKKLYVQAINYHNQTIRLVDPTLQRDDLCSLIPPHLTFHHYNTARFHPHYNYTKGSESNIKRAAEPIFMFNCPFAINTFLEISGCKSSRYTYLKIGEMNASEVGDGCRAEFIGLTSWPNIKDHVHNNIISLSDFHQAILYGFELYYIGFTECMERCAVTWGFHVVFNTEICDRPTVHMCISGVQIQKETFVDV; encoded by the exons ATGGCTCTTCTTTCAGTTCATTCTATAGAGCTCTCTTTAAAAGTCTGTCAGGGAACAAACATTCTGCTGAAATATTTTACAATAATCATGGTCATATTTCTGCATATTCCTCAAACATGCAATGCTAGGAAGAGCAAACGCCACTGTCCTCCTTCTGCTTGTGGTCATATCCGTGACATAAGCTACCCTTTTCGTTTAAACTCCGATCCAAAACATTGCGGTTTCTCAGAAGCTGAATTAGCTTGTGAAGGTAACAAAACCTTTATATGGCTGTTCTCCAAGAAGTTGTATGTGCAAGCCATCAACTACCATAACCAGACAATTCGACTGGTAGATCCAACGTTACAAAGAGATGATCTATGCTCTCTAATACCTCCTCATCTTACCTTCCACCATTACAATACTGCACGCTTTCATCCGCATTATAATTATACTAAAGGATCAGAGAGTAATATTAAAAGAGCAGCAGAACCCATCTTCATGTTCAACTGTCCCTTTGCTATTAATACATTTCTGGAAATAAGTGGCTGCAAATCAAGCAGATACACTTATTTAAAGATTGGAGAAATGAATGCATCTGAAGTCGGTGATGGATGCAGAGCAGAATTTATAGGCCTGACCTCTTGGCCTAATATTAAAGATCATGTCCACAACAACATTATTTCCCTTTCTGATTTTCATCAAGCGATCCTCTATGGTTTCGAGCTTTATTATATCGGATTTACAGAATGTAT GGAACGTTGTGCTGTTACTTGGGGGTTTCATGT GGTATTTAACACTGAGATTTGTGATCGGCCTACCGTTCATATGTGTATTTCTGGTGTTCAAATTCAAAAGGAGACATTTGTCGATGTTTGA
- the LOC107858251 gene encoding rust resistance kinase Lr10-like — MPIRYNYSNIKRMTRGFKEKLGEGGYGSVYKGKLRSGRDVAVKMLSKPKAGGQDFMNEIATIGRIHHVNVVGLVGYCVERTKRALVYDFMPNGSLDKYTSTSQEQSPVLSWQRKYDIILGVARGIEYLHRGCDVRILHFDIKPHNILLDENFIPKIYDFGLAKLYPTDNSIVTLTAARGTIGYVAPELISRSVGAISYKADVYSFGMLLMEMLDMKRNVGASEEKSSQYFPYWIYDKFNKGKEVVVDEEANDDEKEMARKMSLVALWCIQTNPVQRPSMSKVVEMLEGEGEVLQVPPQPLQSQPTVPLFRQMESSITFSSDSVALLENSANNPVELDICCD, encoded by the coding sequence ATGCCAATCAGATATAATTACTCAAACATAAAGAGGATGACTAGAGGGTTCAAAGAGAAATTAGGTGAGGGAGGCTATGGCAGTGTATACAAAGGAAAACTTCGAAGTGGTAGGGATGTAGCAGTGAAGATGTTGAGCAAGCCTAAAGCTGGTGGACAAGATTTCATGAATGAAATAGCTACCATTGGAAGGATTCATCATGTCAACGTGGTCGGACTCGTGGGGTATTGTGTTGAGAGAACAAAGCGTGCTCTTGTATACGACTTCATGCCAAACGGATCACTTGATAAGTACACTAGCACCAGTCAAGAACAAAGTCCAGTGTTGAGTTGGCAGAGGAAGTATGACATTATTCTTGGAGTGGCTCGAGGAATCGAGTATTTGCATCGAGGCTGTGACGTACGAATTTTGCACTTTGACATCAAGCCACACAACATTCTTCTAGATGAGAACTTCATCCCAAAGATTTATGACTTTGGGCTTGCAAAATTATATCCAACAGATAACAGCATTGTGACTCTCACAGCTGCTCGTGGAACGATTGGATATGTTGCCCCAGAGCTGATCAGCAGAAGCGTTGGAGCAATCTCTTACAAAGCTGATGTTTACAGCTTCGGAATGCTACTAATGGAAATGCTCGACATGAAGAGAAATGTAGGTGCAAGTGAAGAAAAGTCTAGCCAATACTTTCCTTATTGGATATACGATAAGTTCAACAAGGGGAAGGAGGTCGTGGTGGATGAAGAAGCGAATGATGATGAAAAGGAGATGGCGAGAAAGATGAGTTTAGTTGCGTTATGGTGCATACAAACAAATCCAGTACAACGCCCTTCGATGAGTAAAGTAGTAGAAATGCTTGAAGGTGAAGGTGAAGTTCTACAAGTACCTCCTCAGCCACTTCAATCTCAACCCACTGTTCCGTTGTTTCGTCAGATGGAGAGTTCCATAACATTTTCATCCGATTCAGTCGCTTTATTAGAAAATTCTGCTAATAATCCAGTTGAATTAGACATATGTTGTGACTGA